The nucleotide sequence CCATCATGATTCCTCCCCCCAACGTGACGGGCAGCCTCCATATGGGGCATGCGCTGACGTTTACGTTGCAGGATTCTCTGGTCCGCTGGCGGCGTATGCAGGGGCGGGACGTATTGTGGCAGCCCGGCACCGATCACGCGGGGATTGCGACCCAGATGGTGGTAGAGCGTCTGCTGGTGTCCGAAGGTTCGCCGGGACGGCGTGAGATGGGCCGGGATGCTTTTCTGGACCGCGTCTGGCGCTGGAAAGCGGAAAGCGGCGGCAATATCACCCATCAGCTTCGTCGCCTTGGTGCTTCGCTCGACTGGGGGCGGGAGCGTTTCACCATGGATGACGGGCTTTCCGCCGCTGTGCGGGATGTCTTCGTGACGTTGTACCGGCAGGGCCTGATCTATCGTGATCGTCGGCTGGTGAACTGGGATCCCCAGCTTCAGACCGCCATTTCCGATCTGGAAGTGGAAAGCCGGGAGGTTCGTGGCAATCTCTGGCATATCCGCTATCCGCTGGAAAACGGGGAGGGCAGCATCATCGTTGCCACGACCCGCCCGGAAACGATGCTCGGTGACAGCGCCGTTGCCGTCCATCCGGAAGATGAGCGTTACACGGCCCTGATCGGGAAATGTGTGATCCTGCCGCTGACCGGTCGCCGTATCCCGATTGTTGCGGATACGTATTCTGATCCGGAAAAGGGCACAGGGGCGGTGAAAATCACCCCGGCACATGATTTCAACGACTTTTCTGTCGGTCGCCGTCACGATCTGCCGATGCCGTCCATCATGGATCGTGAGGGGCGGATCACAATCGCGGAGATTTTCTGTGCAGAGGCGGCAGATATCGCCGATCCGGCTTTTGTCGCCGGGCTTGAGGGGCAGGAGCGGTTTGCCGCCCGCAAGGCGATTGTGGCACGTCTGGAGGAGATGGGTTTCCTCGAAACGATCGAGACACATACCCATCAGGTTCCCCATGGCGACCGCTCTGGCGTGCCGATCGAGCCGCTGCTGACCACGCAATGGTTCTGCAATGCAGCCGAATTGGCGAAACCGGCCGTGGCCGCGGTGGAGTCTGGTGATACTCGTTTCGTTCCCAAGCAGTGGGAAAACACATTCTTCGCCTGGCTGCGGGATATTCAGCCTTGGTGCATCAGCCGTCAGCTCTGGTGGGGGCACCGGATACCGGCCTGGTATGCACCTGATGGCAGCGTCTATGTGGCCGCAACCGCTGAGGAAGCGCAGGCCGCCTATGGGGGCAGCGAGACCCTGACGCAGGACGAGGACGTGCTGGATACGTGGTTCTCCTCCGCCCTGTGGCCGTTCAGCACGCTGGGCTGGCCGGAGGATAACTCGATCCTCTCCCGCTATTATCCCACGGATGTGCTGATTACCGGCTTTGATATCATTTTCTTCTGGGTTGCCCGGATGATGATGATGGGGCTGCACATACAGAAACAGGTGCCGTTCCGCGACGTCTATATTCATGGTCTAGTCCGTGATGAGCGTGGCCAGAAAATGAGTAAATCCAAGGGGAACGTGATCGATCCTCTGGCATTGATCGAAGCGCATGGTGCCGATCCGATGCGTTTTGCCATCTGCCTGCTGGCCGGACCTGGGCGCGATATCAAACTTGGTCCGAAGCGGGTGGAAGATGCCAGCCGCTTCGTTACCAAGCTTTGGAACGCGTCCGTATTCTGTGAGCGGAACGGTGTGAAGCCGGAGCCGGGCTTCGATCCCGCGACTGTCACGTTACCTTTGTCGCGGTGGATTCTGGCCAGCGCGGATGATGCCATCCGGGCGGCGACGCAGGCGCTGGAAGCGTATCGTTTCGACGACTATGCCGCCACCTGCTACCGTTTCGTCTGGAACACTTTCTGCGACTGGTTCGTCGAGCTGGCGAAACCGATTTTGCTGGCTACCGACACCCCGGAAGCTGCCGAGATCAAGGCTGTGGCCGCCCATGTGCTGGGGGTGGTATTGCGTTTGCTGCATCCCGCCATGCCGTATGTGACGGAAACACTGTGGGACCATTTTGGTTACGGGCCGGAATTCAGCCTGATCCGTGCGCCATGGCCGGAGATCGGCGTCAGCGATCCCGCGCGGGAGGCTGCACGTCAGGAGATCGACTGGCTGGTGCGCCTGATCGGGGAAGTTCGCACCGTCCGTAATGAAATGAACGTGCCGCCTTCAACTCTGACCCCGATCCTCCTGAAAGATGCGGTGGCGGAGACCGTGGCGCGGGCGGAACGGTGGCGCGATCAGATTGCCCGTCTGGCCCGTGCTTCGTCCGTGACATCGCTGGAGGGTGCCTTGCCGAAGGGCAGTGCCCAGGCCGTGCTGGATGAAGCCATTATTGTCATTCCTCTTGAAGGGGTCATCGATCTGGATGCCGAGCGGATTCGTTTGACGCGGGAGCGCGACAAGGCGCGGGATGAGGCATCGAAAGTAGTCCGCAAGCTTGAGAATGCCGATTTCGTCGCCCGCGCGAAGCCGGAGGTCGTGGAAGAAAACCGCGACCGGCTGGCAGCGCTGGAGGCCGATATCGTGCGTCTCGGTGCCGCTTTGGAACGGCTTTAGAAGTTTCTTTCGTGCCTTTCTCTGCCTGCCTGTCGGCAAAGCCGACAGGCAGGTGGCCGGAAAGAAATAAAGTTCGGTCAGAAAAAGCCGAATTTGCCTGTGATGATGCTTTCACGTCGGGCTGCCACGCTTTAGGTTCGCCCCGCCGGTGGATGGAACAGACATGACGGAACAGCCAGTTTATAAACGCGTCCTCCTGAAAGTGTCGGGGGAGGCGCTGATGGGCAGCCGCGAATACGGGCTGGACAAGACGATGGTGCAGACCATTGCCAGCGACATTGCCGATGTCGTGGCATTCGGCGTTGAAGTCTGTCTGGTGATTGGGGGGGGCAATATTTTCCGCGGCGTCTCTGCCGCAGCCAGCGGTATGGACCGTGCTCAGGGTGATTATATCGGTATGCTGGCGACTGTTATGAATGCGCTGGCCATGCAGGCGGCGCTGGAAAAGCTGAACGTGCCGACCCGGGTTCAATCGGCCATTCCAATGGCCAGTGTGTGTGAGCCTTATGTCCGCCGCCGTGCCCAGCGGCACATGGAGAAAGGCCGGGTCGTGATTTTTGCTGCCGGAACCGGTAATCCTTTTTTCACCACCGATACGGCAGCGGCTCTGCGGGCTGCCGAAATGGGCTGCAACGTCCTGCTGAAAGGAACGCAGGTCGATGGCGTCTATGCTGCCGATCCGCGTAAAAACCCGGATGCCGAGAGATATAACGAGCTGACCTATCTGGATGTGCTGAGCCGTGACCTGTCTGTGATGGACGCTGCGGCGATCAGTCTCTGCCGCGAAAATCATCTGCCGATCATCGTGTTCAATATCCACGAAACCGGGGCTTTCGGACGTGTCATCCGCGGCGAAGGCCGTTTCACGCGGATCGTGGAAACTCAGTAAGACCAACTACCGGCTCCATCGCCTGATTTTTGGCTGGTCATACCGGTCGGAAACAGGCCCAGAATGAAAGAGGAAGCGACCATGGCCGCCGATCTCAATACGCTGAAGCAGGATCTGACCCGCCGTATGGATGGGGCGCTGGAAACGCTGCGCCGTGAATTTGCTGGGCTTCGCGCCGGTCGCGCCAGCCCGGCCCTGCTGGAGCCGGTGCGGGTCGATGCTTACGGCAGCGAGGTTCCGCTGACACAGGTCGGCAATATCGGGGTGCCGGAAAGCCGGATGCTGACGGTGCAGGTCTGGGACCGGTCTCTGGTCAGCGCGGTTGAAAAGGCGATCCGCGATTGCGGGCTGGGTCTCAATCCGCAGACTGAGGGCCAGCTGATCCGCGTGCCGCTGCCTATGTTGACGGAAGAGCGTCGTAACGAGCTGGCAAAAGCTGCCGGGCGTTATGCCGAGAGTACCCGTGTTGCGATTCGCGCTGTGCGTCGGGATGGCATGGATCAGATCAAGGGCCATGAGAAAAAAAGCGAGATCGGCGAGGATGAGGCTAAAACATGGTCCGATGAGGTCCAGAAGCTGACTGATCAGTACATCAAGCGTGTGGATGACGCGTTGGTCGAAAAAGAAAAAGACATTCGGCAGGTCTGACGGGTCTGTTTCAGGGCATCCTTCATTGATCTTCCAGAAAAAAACCGTTCATGCGCCTGATCTCGCGTCTGCCTCTACGATGGAGGCAAGTGCGGTGGCAGATGGTGCTTCGCCCTTACCGGTGCATATTGGCATCATCATGGACGGAAATGGCCGTTGGGCTGCTGCGCGTGGACTGCCGCGTATTGCCGGTCATCGGGCGGGTGCGCAGGCTGTGCGGCGGGTGGTGCAGGCCGCCATTGAGGCCCGTATCGGCTGGCTGACGCTCTATGCGTTTTCCAGCGAGAACTGGCGGCGTCCAGCGGGGGAGGTCACCGATCTGACCGGGCTGCTGCGTCATTATATTCGCAGCGAAATTAACGAACTGGCGGAAAACGGGGTTCGGCTGCACATTATTGGGGACCGCTCCCGGTTTTCGCATGATATTCAGAATGATCTGGCGCAGGCAGAAAGACGGACGGCCAATAATACCGTCCTGCATCTGGTGATCGCGCTGTCTTATGGTGCCCGGGCCGAGATTATCAATGCCGTACGCAGCGCGGCAGAGGCTCTGGCGGCAGGTCATATGGTGCCGGAAGCACTTGATGAAGCATTGTTTTCCTCTTTTCTCTCAACGGCAGGCATGCCCGATCCTGATCTGATCATCCGGACCAGCGGGGAAAGGCGGCTGTCCAATTTCCTCCTCTGGCAGGCGGCCTATGCCGAACTGGTGTTCATGGATGTGCTATGGCCGGATTTTGCGTCCGTGCATTTTCAGCAGGCCTTGGCCGAGTTTGGTCGACGCGAAAGGCGCTTCGGTGCCCGTCCGCTATGATCACCAGAACCATATGAGCGATGGAGGAACAAGATGACCGGACAGGCGATGAATGCGGCCTCATCGTCGTCTGGAAAATGGCGGGATCTGCGCCTGCGTTTACTGTCGGCGGCGGTTATGGCACCGCTTGCATTGGCCTGCCTGTATGAAGGCAGATTGTTCTGGGCAGTCCTGATGGGTATCGCTGCGCTCGGTATCTCTGTTGAGTGGGTCCGGCTCTGCGGGGCTAAGGAGCGAGCATGGCCGGGCAGTGGTGTTCCCCTGTTCACCCTGCTGGGTGGAGGAATTGCCGTTGCCCATCATGTCATAACCGGTCTGATTGTTCTGCTGATAGGTGGGGCTTTGATTGTGTGGCTGGGCAGGGCGGCACGGCATCCGCTGACGCTTGGTGCGGGGGTACCTTATTTGGGGGCCTGTCTGCTGACCCTGATCTGGCTGCGCTACGACCCGGTGGTGGGCAGAGCCAATGTTCTGTTTCTGGTCATCAGCGTCTGGGCCAGCGATATCGGGGCCTATCTTGCGGGACGTCTGATCGGGGGGGCAAAGCTCGCTCCCTCCATATCGCCCGGCAAGACATGGAGCGGTGCTGTTGGTGGCGTTGTTGCTGCGATGGGGACGGGGCTGGCCATTGCACCGGTGCTGCATTCCGGGCCTGCTATCGGCGCGCTTTGGGTTGCCTGTCTGATTGCGGTGGTGTCACAGGGTGGTGATCTGCTGGAGAGCGGCTTGAAACGCCGTTTTGGAGTCAAAGATTCCGGAACACTGATTCCGGGTCACGGTGGTCTTCTGGACCGTCTGGATGGGTTGCTGACGGCGGCGCCAGTGGTGGCTGTGCTGGCGGCATTGTTGGGGCGAGGAGTGGCGGTGTGGCAATAACCAGACGGGCAGTGGTTCCGGGTCTGAAAGATCGGGTCGATGAGATGGCAGGGCCGCGCACGATCACCATTCTCGGTAGTACCGGCAGCATCGGCACACAGACCATTGAGTTGCTGGGTGATCGTCGCCGCTATCAGGTGAAAGCGTTGGTGGGCGGGAAAAATGCCGCTTTGCTGGCGGATCAGGCGCTGGCGCTGGGGGTAGAGCTGGCCGTGATTGCCGATCAGGATTCCTATCCTGTGCTGAAGGAGCGTCTGGCAGACAGCGGTATCGCCAGTGCCTGCGGTCCTGATGCGGTGGTCGAGGCCGCTGCGCTGGAAGCTGACTGGACCATGGCGGCGATCACAGGGGCCGCCGGATTGCCCCCGACACTGGAAGCCATCAAGCGTGGCCGGAGCGTTGCTCTGGCCAATAAGGAGGCTCTTGTCTGTGCGGGCGATGTGATGTTGCGTGCGGTCGAACAGGCCGGAGCAACCCTGCTGCCGGTTGATTCCGAGCATAATGCTATTTTTCAGGCGCTGGCTGATGGCAACATCACACGATTGGACAAGATCGTATTGACCGCCTCTGGTGGGCCTTTCCGGACCGCGAGCCTGGAGGAGATGAAAGCAGCCACACCGGAACGCGCCTTGAAACATCCGGTCTGGTCGATGGGGGCCAAAATTTCCATCGACAGCGCGACCATGATGAATAAAGGTCTGGAAGTCATTGAGGCTGCAAGATTATTTTCTCTGACTGAAGATCGTATCGGTGTACTGGTCCATCCCCAATCGGTGGTGCATGGACTGGTGTATTATCAGGATGGCAGCGTTCTGGCGCAGCTTGGATCACCGGATATGCGGATTCCGATCGCCCACACGCTCGCATGGCCGGAGCGGGTGGAAACACAGGCGCGGCGCCTTGATCTGACAGCCGTGTCGCGGCTCGATTTCGAGGAGCCTGATGTGATCAGATTTCCAGCTCTGCGTCTGGCCCGCGAAGTTCTGCGTGCCGGGGGAGGCGCTCCGGCGATCTACTCGGCTGCCAATGAGATCGCAGTGGATGCATTTTTGAATAAACGTATAGGGTTCCTGGATATTGCTGAGACAGTGGATAAAACACTTCAGCATCTTGGCGCCCCTGCCGTGGAAACGCTGGAAACAGTGTTCGCGGTTGATGCGGAAGCCCGCCGGGTTGCGGCATCCCTGACGCAGTCCTGCGCCGCCTGAGACGAAAAAGAGGCTTTTATGCTGCCTGAAACCATCCGCACTGTCCTGTCTTTCGTCATCGTTCTGGGCGTGCTCGTGTTCGTGCACGAGATGGGCCATTATCTGGCGGCCCGGATCAGCGGTATTTATATCGAGGCCTTCTCGATTGGCTTCGGTAAGCCATTGGTGAAATGGCGGGATCGGCGGGGCTGTGAGTGGCGGCTGTGCTGGCTGCCGCTGGGTGGATACGTGAAGATGTACGGCATGGAACGTCCGGGCGGCAATACGGGCACAGATCCGTCGGTCAATGCCGGCTTGCCACCTGTGCAGCCACCTCGGCCCGGCATGGCTTTTTTTGAAAAATCAGTTGGTTGGCGGGCATTTGTGGTGGCTGCTGGACCGCTGGCCAATGCTCTGTTGGCGATTGTGCTGTTTGCGGCGCTGTTCATGACGGCAGGACGGCAGATTCCTTTGCCGGTGGTGGGAGAGGTGCTGCCTCAATCGGCTGCAGCAGAGGCAGGGCTTCAGCATGATGATCGTATCGTTGCTATTGACGGTATGCAGGTCAGCCGGTTCGAGGATATCCAACGTTCTGTGGTGGGGCACCCGAATCAGCGTCTGGTTCTGAGCGTCGAACGGGGCGGGAAGGAAATCACCATCCCTGTGACGCCCCATGCCAAGGTGACGGACGGCCTCACGATCGGTGTTCTGGGGATCGGTGCCGGTGCCGTGACTGTGGAGCGTATGGCGCCGGGACAGGCCATCGTTCAGGGTGTGGCGCAGACATGGACGGAAACCGGGAATATCCTCTCCGGTGTCTGGCAGATGATGACTGGTCAGCGCAGCGCGAAAGAGCTGGGCGGCCCGCTGGCTATTGCACGGATTTCCGGGCAGGTGGCGCAATTAGGTATCCCAAGCCTTATTTCCCTGATGGCGTTGCTGTCGATCAATCTTGGTCTGATCAATCTGTTTCCGATCCCTATTCTGGATGGCGGGCACCTCGTCTTTTTCCTGATTGAGGCGATCCGGGGGCGGCCGATGTCACCCCATGCTCAGGAATACGGGCTCAAGGCAGGATTCCTGCTGCTGGCGACTTTGTTCATCTTTGTGACATGGAATGATCTGGCGCGGATGGGTTTGTTTCGCTGGTTTTCCCATCTGATCGGCTAAAGGTATGGAGAGCGTTCTCTCAAAGACGCAGTCCATGCTGAATATTCCGAATGTGCACAGTGTGATGTAAGTCGCTATGGCGTGTTGCGCTGCACTGAGGTAGCTAGGCCAGCTGATGGTCCGGCAGCCTGTGCGCTGGCCGTGCTGATTGATCTGTATGGTTGCCCTGTCTGCGGCAACTCGTTCGAGGGGGTACGCCTTGAGAGTAAATCGTGCTGCGTTGCTCGCCACGACCTGCCTGTTGCCAATGGCGCTGGATCGCGTCGCGATGGCGCAGACTGGCCGCAATCCATCAGAAGCCGTGCCGCCCCATGCAGGAGGAAAGCGGCAGGCTTATGCGGTCAAAGCTGCCTCTCGTTCCGGTTTGATCGAAACAGTCCAGATTGAAGGTAATCACCGGATCGAGACCGGCACGATTCTGTCATATATGGCTGTGCAGCCCGGTGACCCGTTCGATCCGGAGCGAATCGATCACAGCCTCAAGACCCTGTATGCAACCGGTCTGTTTTCAGACGTAAAGCTGGGCCGCCAGGGTAATACTCTTGTGGTGAAGCTCGTTGAGAACCCGATTATCAACCGGGTCGCTTTCGAGGGAAATCACAAGCTGACGGATGAACAGCTGCGCAAGATCGTGCAGCTTCGCCAGCGTGCCGTCTTTACGCCTCTTCAGGCTCAGGCTGACCGTCAGGCCATTCTGGCTGCCTATGCCGGCAGCGGGCGGTTCGCCGCTTCTGTCGAACCGAAGATTGTGCGGCTGCCTGATAATCGCGTGGATGTGATTTATGAAATCACAGAAGGTGACGCCACACTGATCAGCCGTATAGCCTTTGTGGGCAACAAGGCCTTCAGTGAAGGCCGCCTGCGGGAAGTGGTGGACAGCCGTGAAACACGCTGGTGGCGTTTCCTGTCCAGTTCCGACACCTATAATCCTGAGCGGATCAACTACGACAAGGAACTGCTGCGCCGCTTCTACCTTCAGAACGGCTATGTTGATTTCAAGGTCCGCGACGCCCATGCGGAACTGTCCCAGGATCGCAAATCCTTCTTCATCACCTATGTCCTGGATGAAGGGGAGCGCTACAAGGTCGGCAAGATTACGGTTGAATCGAAGCTGCGCCATGTGAAGGGCGATACGCTGCTGGGTGATATCACTTTGCGCAGTGGCCATTGGTACGATGGTGATGCGGTGGAGCAATCGGTTCAAGCCATCAGCGATGATGTGCAGAACCGTGGATATGCCTTCGTTCAGGTCAAGCCTCGCATCCTGCGCCATCCCGAGACTCATATCGTCGATCTGGTGTTTGACGTGACTGAGGGGCCGCGTGTCTATGTCGAACGGATCGACATCAGCGGTAATACCCGCACCAAGGACAAGGTCATCCGTCGCGAATTCCGCCTTGCTGAAGGCGACGCCTACAATGCCGCGAATGTTCGCCGCAGCCGTGCCCGACTGGAAAATCTGGGTTATTTCAACTCGGTTGATATCTCCCAGTCTCCGGGCAGCACGGCGGACCGGGTGGTTCTGAACGGGCGTGTCTCGGAAAAATCCACGGGTGAACTGACCCTTGGTGGCGGTTTTTCGACCACGGCTGGTGCATTGCTGAACGTTGGTCTGCGTGAACGCAACTTTGTTGGTTCAGGTATTGATGCCGGTATCAGCGGCGTCATCGCCCAGGCACAGAGCCAGGCCAATTTGAACGTGACCGATCCTTACTTCCTGGATCGGAATCTGGTCGCGGGCGTTGATCTGTATCACACCTCTCTTGATAACCGGTACACGGGTATCGCGCTGTATAGCGAGCGCAGGACAGGCGCGTCTGCCCGTATGGGGTATGCGTTCAATGAACATCTACGCCAAAGCTGGGATTACTCGATCACCACCCGCTCTGTTTATAATGTGGCGACCAATGCGAGTATCTTTATTCGCGATCAGGTCGGGTCATCCCTGCTGTCGCAGATCGGACAGACGTTCACGATCGATTATCGTGACAGCGTGGTGAACCCACATACTGGCTTTGTCGTCCGGTTTGGCCTTGATTATGCCGGTATCGGCGGTGGCGTGAATTACATCCGTGGCAAACTGGATGGCAGCTATTACATCCCGCTGGATTATTTCTCCGGCAATCACCTTTGGGGGATCGCTCTGACGGCCGGGGCGGGATATCTCTATTCTCCGGATGATAATGAACGCATCATTGACCACTTCTTCATGGGCGGCGCCAATCTCCGCGGTTTCATGTCGGGTGGTGCCGGTCCGCATGACTCGGTCTCCCGCGATAGTCTTGGTGGTCGTTTGCTGGTGACCCAGTCTACGGAGCTACGCTTCCCGCTCCCGATTTCTGCCGATCTCGGCCTGTCCGGTCGCGCCTTCGTCGATCTGGGCAGTCTGACACAGGCGGCCAACAAGCGCACTGCTGCTGCGTTGGCTTCCATGGGCGGCAGTCCCGGCCAGTTAAACGATGATGGCATCATCCGTGTGGGTGCTGGTGTCGGCGTGTCCTGGCAAACGCCTTTCGGCCTTATCAATCTTGACGTGGCGGCCCCAGTGTCTAAGGGACCCTACGATCAGACCCAGATTTTCCGCTTCGGTTTCGGCACGAGGTTCTAGTGCAAACAAAACGTCAGACGTTCGCTTCCGCCCTGTTGGCTGCGGCGATTATCCTGCCTTCCGTCCCTCTTTGGGCGCAGGGCTACTTTATCCCGGGGCAGCAGAAAGGGGCCGCAGCCGGACCCGGGCCTCGTGCCCGTCCCGCTGCCCCTCCTGTGCAGGCTCCCCCTCCCTCTGATGAGATGGCAGGGCAGCCGCAGGAGCAGGGTGAACCGCCTCTGCCGCAGATTCCGTTGCCGCCCGTGCCTGAGCTTCCCAAGCTGACAAAGGGCACTCAGCCCCCCGCCGCGATTGTCGGTGTGCTTGGTGTCCCGGAAGTCATGCGTGGCTCAACCGCTGCCCAGCAGGTGGAGCGGGTGATCGGTGGGCGCCGCAATGAACTGGCGGCTGACGCGCAGAAAGAACAGCAGGTGTGGCGACAGATGCAGCAGCAGATCCAGGCGGATCGTGGCAAGCTGTCGGTCGATCAACTGCGTAACCGTGAGCGTGCGTTGCAGGAACGTGTGCAGGAAGCCCAACGGAAATTCCGTGACCGCAACCGCACCATTCAGTTGGCTGCACAGGTTTCACTTGGCCAGATCGAGCGCACTCTGATTGCGGTCATCCGTCAGGTGGCAGAAAGCCGGAACATGAATCTGGTTCTGCACCGTGCGCAGGTGGCGTTGAATGTGAATGAATTCGACATCACCAAGGAAGTGATCGACCAGCTGAACAAGATTCTGCCGGAAGTGATCATCCCGCCGCCGGGTAAGGTACCGACGGAGGAAGACGCGAAGCTGCCGAAGAGCGTTCTGGATGCAGCTGTGAAGGTGAATGCGGCTGATCCGTCTGAGCCGGCGAAGAAGACCGATCAGGCTCCGCCTGCGTCGGCCCAGCCTTCCGCCAAGCCTCCGGCAAAGAAGTAAGCATATCATGAGCGTGCAGGAAGTTGTCGGCGATCCGCGGTTTTTTGCGCGGAGCGGTCCGTATGACATTGCAGCCGTGGCCGAGGCAGTGGGTGCTTCTATCCCGGCTGACTGCACGCTATCCCTGACGGGTGTGGCTCCGCTTCAGATTGCCGGGACGTCAGAGGTCAGTTTTCTGGATAACCGGCGTTATGCCGATGCGCTGGAGCAGACTCGTGCCGGGGCCGTG is from Granulibacter bethesdensis and encodes:
- the dxr gene encoding 1-deoxy-D-xylulose-5-phosphate reductoisomerase, which gives rise to MAGPRTITILGSTGSIGTQTIELLGDRRRYQVKALVGGKNAALLADQALALGVELAVIADQDSYPVLKERLADSGIASACGPDAVVEAAALEADWTMAAITGAAGLPPTLEAIKRGRSVALANKEALVCAGDVMLRAVEQAGATLLPVDSEHNAIFQALADGNITRLDKIVLTASGGPFRTASLEEMKAATPERALKHPVWSMGAKISIDSATMMNKGLEVIEAARLFSLTEDRIGVLVHPQSVVHGLVYYQDGSVLAQLGSPDMRIPIAHTLAWPERVETQARRLDLTAVSRLDFEEPDVIRFPALRLAREVLRAGGGAPAIYSAANEIAVDAFLNKRIGFLDIAETVDKTLQHLGAPAVETLETVFAVDAEARRVAASLTQSCAA
- a CDS encoding valine--tRNA ligase, whose amino-acid sequence is MLSKNFDHAANEQRIYAGWEHGGAFAANPESSATPFTIMIPPPNVTGSLHMGHALTFTLQDSLVRWRRMQGRDVLWQPGTDHAGIATQMVVERLLVSEGSPGRREMGRDAFLDRVWRWKAESGGNITHQLRRLGASLDWGRERFTMDDGLSAAVRDVFVTLYRQGLIYRDRRLVNWDPQLQTAISDLEVESREVRGNLWHIRYPLENGEGSIIVATTRPETMLGDSAVAVHPEDERYTALIGKCVILPLTGRRIPIVADTYSDPEKGTGAVKITPAHDFNDFSVGRRHDLPMPSIMDREGRITIAEIFCAEAADIADPAFVAGLEGQERFAARKAIVARLEEMGFLETIETHTHQVPHGDRSGVPIEPLLTTQWFCNAAELAKPAVAAVESGDTRFVPKQWENTFFAWLRDIQPWCISRQLWWGHRIPAWYAPDGSVYVAATAEEAQAAYGGSETLTQDEDVLDTWFSSALWPFSTLGWPEDNSILSRYYPTDVLITGFDIIFFWVARMMMMGLHIQKQVPFRDVYIHGLVRDERGQKMSKSKGNVIDPLALIEAHGADPMRFAICLLAGPGRDIKLGPKRVEDASRFVTKLWNASVFCERNGVKPEPGFDPATVTLPLSRWILASADDAIRAATQALEAYRFDDYAATCYRFVWNTFCDWFVELAKPILLATDTPEAAEIKAVAAHVLGVVLRLLHPAMPYVTETLWDHFGYGPEFSLIRAPWPEIGVSDPAREAARQEIDWLVRLIGEVRTVRNEMNVPPSTLTPILLKDAVAETVARAERWRDQIARLARASSVTSLEGALPKGSAQAVLDEAIIVIPLEGVIDLDAERIRLTRERDKARDEASKVVRKLENADFVARAKPEVVEENRDRLAALEADIVRLGAALERL
- a CDS encoding phosphatidate cytidylyltransferase, which codes for MTGQAMNAASSSSGKWRDLRLRLLSAAVMAPLALACLYEGRLFWAVLMGIAALGISVEWVRLCGAKERAWPGSGVPLFTLLGGGIAVAHHVITGLIVLLIGGALIVWLGRAARHPLTLGAGVPYLGACLLTLIWLRYDPVVGRANVLFLVISVWASDIGAYLAGRLIGGAKLAPSISPGKTWSGAVGGVVAAMGTGLAIAPVLHSGPAIGALWVACLIAVVSQGGDLLESGLKRRFGVKDSGTLIPGHGGLLDRLDGLLTAAPVVAVLAALLGRGVAVWQ
- the frr gene encoding ribosome recycling factor gives rise to the protein MAADLNTLKQDLTRRMDGALETLRREFAGLRAGRASPALLEPVRVDAYGSEVPLTQVGNIGVPESRMLTVQVWDRSLVSAVEKAIRDCGLGLNPQTEGQLIRVPLPMLTEERRNELAKAAGRYAESTRVAIRAVRRDGMDQIKGHEKKSEIGEDEAKTWSDEVQKLTDQYIKRVDDALVEKEKDIRQV
- the rseP gene encoding RIP metalloprotease RseP, whose translation is MLPETIRTVLSFVIVLGVLVFVHEMGHYLAARISGIYIEAFSIGFGKPLVKWRDRRGCEWRLCWLPLGGYVKMYGMERPGGNTGTDPSVNAGLPPVQPPRPGMAFFEKSVGWRAFVVAAGPLANALLAIVLFAALFMTAGRQIPLPVVGEVLPQSAAAEAGLQHDDRIVAIDGMQVSRFEDIQRSVVGHPNQRLVLSVERGGKEITIPVTPHAKVTDGLTIGVLGIGAGAVTVERMAPGQAIVQGVAQTWTETGNILSGVWQMMTGQRSAKELGGPLAIARISGQVAQLGIPSLISLMALLSINLGLINLFPIPILDGGHLVFFLIEAIRGRPMSPHAQEYGLKAGFLLLATLFIFVTWNDLARMGLFRWFSHLIG
- a CDS encoding isoprenyl transferase, producing the protein MEASAVADGASPLPVHIGIIMDGNGRWAAARGLPRIAGHRAGAQAVRRVVQAAIEARIGWLTLYAFSSENWRRPAGEVTDLTGLLRHYIRSEINELAENGVRLHIIGDRSRFSHDIQNDLAQAERRTANNTVLHLVIALSYGARAEIINAVRSAAEALAAGHMVPEALDEALFSSFLSTAGMPDPDLIIRTSGERRLSNFLLWQAAYAELVFMDVLWPDFASVHFQQALAEFGRRERRFGARPL
- the pyrH gene encoding UMP kinase, which codes for MTEQPVYKRVLLKVSGEALMGSREYGLDKTMVQTIASDIADVVAFGVEVCLVIGGGNIFRGVSAAASGMDRAQGDYIGMLATVMNALAMQAALEKLNVPTRVQSAIPMASVCEPYVRRRAQRHMEKGRVVIFAAGTGNPFFTTDTAAALRAAEMGCNVLLKGTQVDGVYAADPRKNPDAERYNELTYLDVLSRDLSVMDAAAISLCRENHLPIIVFNIHETGAFGRVIRGEGRFTRIVETQ
- the bamA gene encoding outer membrane protein assembly factor BamA, with translation MRVNRAALLATTCLLPMALDRVAMAQTGRNPSEAVPPHAGGKRQAYAVKAASRSGLIETVQIEGNHRIETGTILSYMAVQPGDPFDPERIDHSLKTLYATGLFSDVKLGRQGNTLVVKLVENPIINRVAFEGNHKLTDEQLRKIVQLRQRAVFTPLQAQADRQAILAAYAGSGRFAASVEPKIVRLPDNRVDVIYEITEGDATLISRIAFVGNKAFSEGRLREVVDSRETRWWRFLSSSDTYNPERINYDKELLRRFYLQNGYVDFKVRDAHAELSQDRKSFFITYVLDEGERYKVGKITVESKLRHVKGDTLLGDITLRSGHWYDGDAVEQSVQAISDDVQNRGYAFVQVKPRILRHPETHIVDLVFDVTEGPRVYVERIDISGNTRTKDKVIRREFRLAEGDAYNAANVRRSRARLENLGYFNSVDISQSPGSTADRVVLNGRVSEKSTGELTLGGGFSTTAGALLNVGLRERNFVGSGIDAGISGVIAQAQSQANLNVTDPYFLDRNLVAGVDLYHTSLDNRYTGIALYSERRTGASARMGYAFNEHLRQSWDYSITTRSVYNVATNASIFIRDQVGSSLLSQIGQTFTIDYRDSVVNPHTGFVVRFGLDYAGIGGGVNYIRGKLDGSYYIPLDYFSGNHLWGIALTAGAGYLYSPDDNERIIDHFFMGGANLRGFMSGGAGPHDSVSRDSLGGRLLVTQSTELRFPLPISADLGLSGRAFVDLGSLTQAANKRTAAALASMGGSPGQLNDDGIIRVGAGVGVSWQTPFGLINLDVAAPVSKGPYDQTQIFRFGFGTRF